The following are from one region of the Poecilia reticulata strain Guanapo linkage group LG7, Guppy_female_1.0+MT, whole genome shotgun sequence genome:
- the nol9 gene encoding polynucleotide 5'-hydroxyl-kinase NOL9, which translates to MKVNKNNQVKGKPQKWKDVRSKRCRSSVKSSDLNSSAVMVKMVKEHQESTKKKPSVKRLKNKPKTVREKKKNFPSGFKKHEFQANGCSTFALDDEIEDLPDFTEGSESIHINGMETSEESEEVPGSRLEGEALHHCAQRGIQQNRAVLVMQKNQTLCFRGKCIVTCLYGRVEVMGFTIDEGQKSYPLFSPASHCPLTLRALGHTDYVRDDRTEASNILEDYLSAASRKKLVKKVTPTSSIILLDPLETPLTRFLSSFTHLSELFSPPMSELMSAVLDTPLNDLGVIPLASNIEGLKISRSCRDALSTVINACKGDIDGCAVILVYGVKNVGKSTFIRILINTLLNHTSNVDYLEGDLGQTEFTPPGCLCLSTVKEPLLGPPFTHQVTPDHMTYYGQSSCETDLDGYLESLKSLWRRRPQSREIPVIINTMGWVKGFGFQLLVDLIRFLPVTHVVQLSHGVSTQCSSLTPDFLRTAQGYQTHPTTQTALDEFTESHCPPKTYTHLHVQSGFEGVARQGTATHQRSNEHRELLLLGYLSQLQSDDPGPVRPLHTLTPYQVPNTAVALGVIHCEVAPSHMFYAXNASLVGLCCLAEKVTSKGGPVILSQATLCPCVGFGVLRGIDTARGLYFLLTPVDPSVLRKVNCLLLGAISLPSCILTEQPGFEGEMPYVTADYSFDLTGAGKIRVFKGLMRPSLMGVK; encoded by the exons ATGAAggtgaacaaaaacaaccaggTMAAAGGTAAACCTCAAAAATGGAAAGATGTGAGGAGCAAACGGTGCAGATCCTCCGTCAAATCCTCAGATCTTAATTCTAGTGCTGTCATGGTCAAGATGGTAAAGGAGCACCAGGAGTCTACGAAGAAAAAACCCTCTGTAAAGAggctaaaaaataaaccaaaaactgtccgtgaaaagaagaaaaactttccaTCTGGATTTAAGAAACATGAGTTTCAAGCTAATGGGTGCTCAACATTTGCCTTGGATGACGAGATAGAAGACCTTCCAGACTTTACGGAGGGTTCTGAGTCGATTCATATAAATGGCATGGAAACGTCAGAAGAGTCAGAGGAAGTCCCAGGGAGCAGACTGGAGGGGGAGGCTCTTCATCACTGTGCACAAAGAGGCATCCAGCAAAACCGTGCAGTGTTGGTCATGCAGAAAAATCAG ACGCTGTGCTTCCGTGGGAAATGCATTGTGACCTGTTTGTACGGTCGTGTTGAAGTGATGGGATTTACTATTGATGAGGGTCAGAAGTCGTACCCCCTGTTTTCCCCAGCTTCACACTGCCCACTCACCCTCAGAGCACTGGGACACACTGATTACGTCAGAGATGACAGAACAGAGGCTTCCAACATCCTTGAAGATTATCTTTCAGCAG catcaCGGAAGAAATTGGTAAAAAAGGTAACGCCAACATCATCCATCATCCTCCTGGATCCTTTAGAGACTCCTCTGACACGCTTTCTGTCGAGCTTTACACACCTTAGTGAACTGTTCAGTCCCCCTATG AGTGAACTAATGTCGGCTGTTCTTGACACCCCACTGAACGATCTGGGCGTGATTCCACTTGCCAGCAACATTGAGGGACTGAAAATAtccaggagctgcagagatgctcTCAGCACAGTTATCAATGCTTGCAAAG GAGACATAGACGGTTGTGCTGTTATTCTTGTGTATGGCGTCAAGAATGTGGGCAAGTCAACATTTATCCGGATCCTCATCAATACGTTACTGAATCA TACTTCCAATGTGGACTATTTGGAAGGAGATCTTGGTCAAACAGAGTTCACCCCTCCTGGTTGTCTGTGTTTGTCGACTGTCAAAGAGCCACTTCTGg GTCCTCCATTCACACACCAAGTCACCCCAGACCACATGACCTACTACGGTCAGTCTTCATGCGAGACGGACTTAGACGGATACCTCGAGTCTCTGAAGTCCTTATGGCGCAGGCGTCCACAGAGCAGAGAAATACCTGTCATCATTAACACCATGggctgggtcaaag GGTTTGGTTTCCAACTGCTGGTGGACCTGATCCGCTTCCTGCCCGTCACTCACGTCGTCCAGCTCAGCCATGGAGTCTCCACCCAGTGTTCTTCCCTCACGCCGGACTTTCTGAGGACGGCACAGGGTTATCAGACGCACCCGACCACTCAGACCGCCCTGGACGAGTTCACGGAGAGCCACTGCCCCCCCAAAACGTACACACACCTCCACGTACAGTCAGGGTTTGAAGGCGTGGCGCGCCAAGGGACGGC AACACACCAGAGGTCGAATGAGCACAGAGAGTTGTTGTTGCTGGGTTACCTGAGTCAGCTGCAGTCTGATGACCCTGGACCAGTTAGACCCCTACACACCCTCACCCCATACCAG GTACCTAACACAGCGGTGGCTTTGGGTGTTATCCACTGTGAGGTGGCGCCCTCTCACATGTTTTACGCCRTCAACGCCAGTCTGGTGGGACTCTGCTGCTTGGCAGAGAAAGTAACAAGCAAAGGAGGGCCCGTCATCCTGTCCCAGGCGACGCTTTGCCCATGTGTGGGGTTCG GTGTTCTTCGAGGTATTGACACGGCACGAGGTCTGTACTTCTTGCTGACTCCTGTAGATCCCTCCGTCCTCAGAAAGGTCAACTGCCTCCTCTTGGGGGCGATTTCTTTGCCTTCGTGCATCCTAACTGAACAG CCCGGCTTTGAGGGCGAGATGCCATATGTCACTGCAGACTACAGCTTCGATCTGACCGGTGCAGGGAAGATACGAGTCTTCAAGGGCCTGATGAGGCCCAGTCTGATGGGAGTGAAGTGA